The following coding sequences lie in one Rutidosis leptorrhynchoides isolate AG116_Rl617_1_P2 chromosome 4, CSIRO_AGI_Rlap_v1, whole genome shotgun sequence genomic window:
- the LOC139843618 gene encoding PHD finger-like domain-containing protein 5A, whose protein sequence is MAKHHPDLIMCRKQPGIAIGRLCEKCDGKCVICDSYVRPCTLVRVCDECNYGSFQGRCVICGGVGISDAYYCKECTQQEKDRDGCPKIVNLGSAKTDLFYERKKYGFKKR, encoded by the coding sequence ATGGCGAAGCATCATCCTGATTTGATCATGTGCAGGAAGCAACCAGGAATTGCAATTGGACGACTATGTGAAAAATGTGATGGCAAATGTGTAATTTGTGACTCTTACGTGCGCCCATGCACACTTGTACGTGTCTGCGATGAATGCAACTATGGGTCCTTTCAGGGTCGCTGTGTCATTTGTGGTGGTGTGGGTATATCTGATGCCTACTACTGCAAAGAGTGCACTCAGCAGGAGAAAGATAGAGATGGGTGCCCGAAGATTGTCAATTTGGGAAGTGCCAAAACTGACCTGTTCTATGAACGCAAAAAATACGGTTTCAAGAAACGATGA